One window of the Triticum dicoccoides isolate Atlit2015 ecotype Zavitan chromosome 3B, WEW_v2.0, whole genome shotgun sequence genome contains the following:
- the LOC119282190 gene encoding uncharacterized protein LOC119282190: MGKEANRTYGKLAISISSPDSPLQIRAKMLRVKRRARYLNGQQKNGKSLKKVSSILTDCKDTAESIEQKLCWTELGQELATKFSASIVSLASYDGDKLHYKSTGIVVENSLRNTSILTSSALVSTSDSGRRFIFGLKIKLRLPNNQVVDGWIQHSVLPFSMVMVVTTYSPDLRTVCFSNSVQVQRHTDLLALKRCFQSGKLMQTHGVPSDDPSKIDSKGRMLSTCKITMDGSGGPLVDPDGNIAGMNDYHDQEGTPYVQGNKIDECLRVARISREEMQRNYWQNLSSALRRHLEGSSNQNGCSGGNENNNQKQVLSSIPEPQALEFNEDAPTPELIDDEHKRVLAPWPSNGLTKMINDQLKSDGYPLPVYADGGMRLEANFEEKFGTDILSEPARRITLKMSRSVVALASFNVNRRHFACTGVCIEFDGSTSTTRVLTSASLVRTSGDENEIVDNLEIKVCLPSELCIIGKLEKYDFCYNVAVISIPMFRSNRPAILVDAPQTEVLALGRVFKSGKIMAAEGSVTGERCKFGCKELKISTCKITKAGIGGPIVDFKGNVVGMNFYDTEGTPYLPSKIIMKVLRSFDAERPVAAGITKKPISRWPLPKPYWYYPSGHRHRTVVRLNQ; encoded by the exons ATGGGCAAGGAGGCCAACAGGACCTACGGCAAGTTGGCAATCAGCATCTCTTCTCCCGATTCCCCCCTCCAAATCCGAg CGaagatgctgagagttaagcgaaGAGCTAGATACTTAAATGGACAGCAAAAAAATGGTAAGAGCCTAAAGAAAGTATCCAGCATCTTGACTGATTGTAAAGATACGGCGGAGAGCATCGAGCAAAAACTTTGTTGGACGGAACTCGGTCAAGAACTTGCTACCAAGTTTTCCGCAAGCATTGTCTCGCTTGCTTCATATGATG GAGACAAGCTGCATTATAAAAGCACAGGCATAGTTGTTGAAAACAGTTTACGTAACACATCTATTCTCACCTCGTCAGCTTTGGTTAGCACATCAGATAGTGGACGTAGGTTCATCTTTGGACTGAAG ATAAAATTGCGCCTTCCAAATAACCAAGTGGTCGATGGGTGGATACAACATTCTGTTTTGCCTTTCAGTATGGTTATGGTGGTCACTACATATTCCCCTGATCTTCGTACAGTATGTTTCAGTAACAGCGTGCAAGTTCAGCGGCATACTGATTTGTTAGCTCTCAAGCGTTGTTTCCAGTCAGGCAAGTTAATGCAAACACATGGGGTACCAAGTGATGATCCAAGTAAAATTGACAGCAAAGGGCGTATGTTGTCCACATGCAAAATTACTATG GATGGAAGTGGTGGTCCACTTGTTGATCCTGATGGGAATATTGCTGGGATGAATGACTACCATGATCAGGAAGGAACTCCATATGTGCAAGGAAATAAGATTGATGAATGTTTGAGGGTTGCTCGGATAAG TAGGGAGGAAATGCAACGAAATTACTGGCAAAATCTTTCCAGTGCTTTAAGGCGCCATCTAGAAG GTAGCTCCAATCAAAATGGCTGTAGTGGGGGAAATGAAAATAATAACCAGAAACAAGTTTTATCTTCTATCCCTGAGCCACAAG CACTAGAATTCAATGAGGATGCACCTACACCAGAGCTCATTGATGACGAACATAAGCGTGTTCTAGCTCCCTGGCCATCTAATG GCCTTACAAAGATGATAAATGATCAATTAAAGTCTGATGGTTATCCCTTACCAGTTTATGCTGATG GAGGCATGCGTTTGGAAGCTAATTTTGAAGAGAAATTTGGCACAGATATCTTGAGTGAACCTGCTAGAAGAATTACTTTAAAGATGTCTCGGAGTGTTGTTGCACTCGCTTCATTCAATG TCAATAGAAGGCATTTTGCTTGCACAGGTGTATGTATAGAATTTGATGGATCGACATCCACCACAAGAGTTCTGACTTCAGCAAGCTTGGTTAGAACTTCTGGTGATGAAAACGAGATTGTTGATAACCTAGAG ATTAAAGTGTGTCTTCCAAGTGAGCTGTGCATTATAGGGAAATTAGAAAAATATGATTTCTGCTATAATGTTGCTGTTATCAGCATCCCCATGTTTCGCAGTAATCGACCAGCAATATTGGTTGATGCACCTCAAACTGAGGTATTAGCTCTTGGCCGTGTCTTTAAATCAGGCAAGATTATGGCTGCAGAGGGGTCAGTGACTGGCGAACGATGTAAATTTGGTTGCAAAGAGCTTAAGATCTCCACCTGTAAAATCACCAAG GCTGGAATTGGAGGGCCCATTGTTGATTTTAAGGGGAATGTTGTTGGCATGAACTTCTATGACACGGAAGGAACTCCTTACCTGCCAAGTAAGATAATTATGAAAGTATTGAGGAGTTTCGATGCAGAGCG GCCTGTTGCTGCTGGTATTACAAAGAAGCCTATTTCTCG TTGGCCGTTGCCGAAGCCATATTGGTATTACCCGAGTGGACATCGTCACCGTACAGTCGTAAGATTGAACCAATGA